In Pantoea cypripedii, the following proteins share a genomic window:
- the asr gene encoding acid resistance repetitive basic protein Asr codes for MKKLFALVIAAAMGLSSVAFAAETTATPAPAAAATTTAAPVKHKATTHKHKKAAAQKAQAAKKHKKVAKKAPAAQKAQAAKKHHKKATKPAAQKAQAAKKHHKKATKPAAQKAQAAKKHHKKVTKPAAQKAQAAKKHHKKATKKAAK; via the coding sequence ATGAAAAAATTATTTGCGCTGGTGATCGCCGCTGCTATGGGTCTGTCTTCTGTAGCTTTCGCAGCTGAAACCACTGCTACCCCGGCTCCGGCTGCTGCTGCAACCACTACCGCTGCACCGGTTAAACATAAAGCGACTACGCATAAACACAAGAAAGCCGCTGCTCAGAAAGCTCAGGCTGCCAAGAAACACAAAAAAGTAGCGAAGAAAGCTCCGGCTGCGCAGAAAGCTCAGGCTGCTAAAAAGCACCACAAAAAAGCAACCAAACCAGCTGCACAGAAAGCCCAGGCTGCTAAAAAGCACCACAAAAAAGCAACCAAACCGGCTGCACAGAAAGCCCAGGCTGCTAAAAAACACCACAAAAAAGTAACTAAACCTGCTGCACAGAAAGCTCAGGCTGCTAAAAAGCACCACAAAAAAGCGACCAAAAAAGCCGCTAAATAA
- a CDS encoding trypsin-like serine peptidase produces the protein MRLAILLFVGIFSFNLAAHADDEDGPSPDEIKTLFFGKDHRKAITDVSAAPWDAIGQLETESGNLCTATLISAHLALTAGHCLLTPPGKFDKPVALRFMAGKKGWRYEIHDIDARVEPSLARKLKADGEGWIVPPDAAPFDYGLIILHNPPSAITPIPLFDGSRSDLTDALKATGRQVTQAGYPADHLDTLYSHSDCLITGWAQRAVLSHQCDTLPGDSGSPLLLKKDDGWQLIAVQSSAPAPADRYRADNRAIAVTSFRDKLEELAQ, from the coding sequence ATGCGCCTGGCTATCCTGTTATTTGTTGGTATTTTCAGTTTTAACCTCGCAGCACATGCCGATGATGAAGACGGGCCAAGCCCGGACGAGATTAAAACGCTGTTCTTTGGCAAGGATCACCGCAAAGCCATCACTGATGTCAGCGCTGCGCCCTGGGATGCCATTGGTCAACTGGAGACCGAAAGCGGCAATCTTTGCACAGCGACGTTGATTTCTGCCCATCTGGCATTAACCGCAGGTCACTGTTTACTGACCCCACCAGGCAAATTCGATAAGCCGGTGGCGCTGCGTTTTATGGCTGGCAAAAAAGGCTGGCGCTATGAAATTCATGATATTGATGCGCGCGTGGAACCCTCACTGGCACGCAAGCTGAAAGCCGATGGTGAAGGCTGGATTGTCCCACCTGACGCCGCACCTTTTGATTACGGTTTGATTATCCTGCACAACCCGCCCTCCGCGATTACACCGATTCCGCTGTTTGACGGTTCGCGTAGCGATCTGACGGACGCGCTGAAAGCCACAGGACGTCAGGTAACTCAGGCCGGTTACCCGGCAGATCATCTGGATACGCTGTATTCGCACAGCGATTGTCTGATTACCGGCTGGGCACAGCGCGCGGTATTGTCGCACCAATGCGATACCCTGCCTGGCGACAGTGGTTCACCGCTGCTGCTGAAGAAAGATGACGGCTGGCAATTAATTGCGGTACAAAGCTCCGCCCCTGCTCCCGCCGATCGTTACCGTGCGGATAACCGCGCCATTGCGGTCACCTCATTCCGCGACAAGCTGGAAGAGTTAGCGCAATAA
- the hrpA gene encoding ATP-dependent RNA helicase HrpA: MSSSVTSPLAPLWTRLENLMLRDRQRLQRRLHGATKVKNPAAQEGIATELEAEFSQAEQRVAQRMAATPRITFPENLPVSQKQQAIAEAIRDHQVVIVAGETGSGKTTQLPKICLTLGRGVKGLIGHTQPRRLAARTVANRIADELETSLGGCIGYKVRFNDQVSDTTQVKLMTDGILLAEIQQDRMLLQYDTIIIDEAHERSLNIDFLLGYLRELLPRRPDLKVIITSATIDPQRFSRHFNNAPVIEVSGRTFPVEVRYRPIVEEADDTDRDQLQAIFDAVDELGQESRGDILIFMSGEREIRDTADALMKRDLPHTEILPLYARLSNAEQNRVFQSHSGRRIVLATNVAETSLTVPGIKYVIDPGTARISRYSYRTKVQRLPIEPVSQASANQRKGRCGRVSEGICIRLYSEDDFLSRPEFTDPEILRTNLASVILQMTALGLGDIGAFPFVEAPDKRNIQDGVRLLEELGAITVNEDGHYKLTASGRQLASLPVDPRLARMVLEAQKFGCVREAMIITAALSIQDPRERPVEKQQASDEKHRRFAEKESDFLTFVNLWNYLQEQQKALSGNQFRRQCKSDYLNYLRVREWQDIYTQLRQVVREQGMPVNSEPAPYREVHCALLSGLLSHIGQKDADKQEFTGARNAHFSIFPGSGLFKKPPKWTMVAELVETSRLWGRIAARIDPEWIEPLAQHLIKRSYSEPHWEKAQGAVMATEKVTLYGLPIVQARKVNYSQIDAPLSRELFIRHALVEGDWQTRHAFFRNNQKLRSEVEDLEHKSRRRDILVDDETLFAFYDRRIASDVVSARHFDNWWKKASKDNPDLLSFDKQMLIKDGAEKVSQLDYPNFWHQGNLKLKLSYQFEPGADADGVTVHIPLPLLNQVDEAGFEWQIPGVRRELVIALIKSLPKPVRRNLVPAPNYAEAFLGRVTALELPLLDALEREFRRMTGVTIDREAWQWDQVPDHLKMTFRVVDEHNRKLQEGKDLHQLKLALKGKVQETLSKVADDGLEQSGLHIWSFGDLPQSYEQKRGSYQVKAWPALVDEKDSVAIRLFDSEQEQQKMMWRGQRRLLLLNIPSPIKYLHEKLPNKAKLGLYFNPYGKVLELIDDCIACGVDKLMGEAGGPAWQQENFEQLRDKVRAELNETVVTIAKQVEQILTCVFNINKRLKGRVDMSLALALADIKNQMSGLVYRGFVTGNGWQRLADTLRYLQGIERRLEKLPVDPHSDRARMLKVQAVEQAWQSWRNKLPPQRQDDAEVLAIRWMLEELRISYFAQQLGTPYPISDKRILQTMEQIN; encoded by the coding sequence ATGTCATCATCCGTTACTTCTCCTTTGGCCCCGTTGTGGACGCGACTCGAAAACCTGATGTTGCGTGATCGCCAGCGTTTGCAACGTCGGCTACATGGCGCAACCAAAGTGAAAAATCCCGCCGCACAAGAGGGGATTGCTACCGAGCTGGAGGCCGAGTTCAGCCAGGCGGAGCAGCGCGTCGCCCAGCGTATGGCCGCGACGCCACGCATCACTTTCCCGGAAAATCTGCCCGTCAGCCAGAAACAGCAGGCGATTGCCGAGGCCATTCGCGACCATCAGGTGGTGATTGTTGCGGGTGAAACCGGCTCGGGCAAAACGACACAGCTGCCGAAAATCTGTCTGACGCTGGGTCGGGGTGTGAAAGGGTTGATTGGTCATACCCAGCCGCGCCGTCTGGCTGCACGTACCGTCGCCAACCGTATTGCCGACGAACTGGAGACCTCGCTCGGTGGCTGCATTGGTTATAAGGTCCGTTTTAATGATCAGGTCAGCGACACCACCCAGGTGAAGTTGATGACCGACGGTATTCTGCTGGCAGAGATTCAGCAGGACCGCATGTTGTTGCAGTACGATACCATCATCATCGATGAAGCGCATGAACGCAGCCTGAACATCGATTTTCTGCTGGGTTATCTGCGCGAGCTGCTGCCGCGTCGCCCGGATCTCAAGGTGATCATCACCTCTGCGACCATCGATCCGCAGCGCTTTTCGCGCCACTTTAACAACGCGCCGGTGATTGAAGTTTCTGGCCGCACCTTCCCGGTGGAAGTGCGTTACCGTCCCATCGTTGAAGAAGCGGACGACACCGATCGTGACCAGCTTCAGGCCATCTTTGATGCGGTGGATGAGCTGGGCCAGGAAAGCCGGGGCGATATCCTGATTTTTATGAGCGGTGAGCGTGAAATCCGCGATACCGCCGATGCGCTGATGAAACGTGATCTGCCGCATACCGAAATTCTGCCGCTGTATGCGCGTCTGTCGAATGCGGAACAGAACCGGGTGTTCCAGTCCCACAGCGGACGGCGCATCGTGCTGGCGACCAACGTGGCGGAAACCTCGCTCACTGTACCGGGCATTAAATACGTTATTGACCCCGGCACGGCGCGTATCAGTCGCTATAGCTATCGCACCAAAGTGCAGCGCCTGCCGATTGAGCCGGTCTCCCAGGCCTCAGCCAATCAGCGTAAAGGCCGCTGCGGCCGTGTCTCGGAAGGCATCTGTATCCGGCTGTACTCAGAAGACGATTTCCTGAGCCGCCCGGAATTTACCGACCCGGAGATTCTGCGTACCAACCTCGCGTCGGTTATTTTGCAGATGACCGCGCTCGGCCTCGGCGATATTGGCGCGTTCCCGTTTGTTGAAGCCCCGGATAAACGCAATATTCAGGACGGGGTCAGGTTGCTGGAGGAGCTGGGGGCGATCACCGTCAATGAAGACGGGCACTACAAACTGACCGCATCTGGGCGGCAGCTGGCATCGCTGCCGGTGGACCCACGCCTGGCGCGTATGGTGCTGGAAGCGCAGAAATTTGGGTGTGTGCGCGAAGCGATGATCATCACTGCGGCGCTCTCGATTCAGGATCCGCGTGAGCGTCCGGTGGAGAAACAGCAGGCATCGGACGAGAAACATCGGCGATTTGCAGAGAAAGAGTCCGACTTTCTCACGTTCGTGAATTTATGGAACTATCTACAGGAACAGCAAAAAGCGCTGTCAGGGAATCAGTTCCGTCGCCAGTGTAAAAGCGACTACCTCAACTATCTGCGCGTACGTGAATGGCAGGATATTTACACCCAGCTGCGCCAGGTGGTGCGTGAGCAGGGGATGCCGGTCAACAGCGAACCGGCACCGTATCGTGAAGTTCACTGCGCTTTGCTGAGCGGGCTGCTATCGCATATCGGCCAGAAAGATGCCGATAAACAGGAGTTTACTGGCGCACGCAATGCCCACTTCTCCATCTTCCCCGGTTCCGGTCTGTTCAAAAAACCGCCAAAATGGACCATGGTGGCGGAACTGGTGGAAACCAGTCGTCTGTGGGGACGTATCGCCGCCCGCATCGATCCAGAGTGGATCGAGCCGCTGGCACAGCATCTGATCAAGCGCAGCTACAGCGAGCCGCACTGGGAGAAAGCCCAGGGCGCCGTGATGGCGACGGAAAAGGTCACGCTGTACGGTTTGCCGATTGTGCAGGCACGCAAGGTGAATTACAGCCAAATCGACGCGCCGCTGAGCCGTGAATTGTTTATCCGCCATGCGCTGGTGGAAGGTGACTGGCAGACGCGTCACGCCTTTTTCCGCAACAATCAGAAGCTGCGTAGCGAAGTCGAAGATCTGGAACATAAATCGCGTCGGCGCGATATCCTGGTCGATGATGAGACGTTGTTTGCCTTTTACGATCGGCGTATCGCCAGTGACGTCGTTTCGGCGCGTCATTTTGACAACTGGTGGAAAAAAGCCAGCAAGGACAATCCTGACCTGCTCAGCTTCGATAAACAGATGCTGATTAAGGACGGTGCGGAAAAAGTCAGCCAGCTTGATTACCCGAATTTCTGGCATCAGGGCAACCTGAAGCTGAAACTCAGTTACCAGTTTGAACCGGGTGCCGATGCCGATGGGGTGACGGTACATATTCCACTGCCGTTGCTGAACCAGGTGGATGAGGCCGGGTTCGAGTGGCAAATCCCTGGCGTGCGCCGCGAGCTGGTGATTGCCCTGATTAAATCGTTACCGAAACCGGTACGACGCAATCTGGTGCCCGCGCCAAACTATGCTGAAGCCTTCCTCGGTCGTGTCACCGCGCTGGAATTGCCGTTGCTGGACGCGCTGGAGCGTGAGTTCCGCCGGATGACGGGGGTCACCATTGACCGCGAAGCCTGGCAATGGGATCAGGTGCCCGATCACCTGAAAATGACCTTCCGCGTGGTGGATGAACACAACCGCAAGTTACAGGAAGGCAAAGACCTGCATCAGCTGAAGCTGGCACTGAAAGGCAAAGTACAGGAAACGCTGTCCAAAGTGGCGGATGACGGGCTGGAGCAAAGCGGTCTGCATATCTGGAGCTTCGGCGATTTACCGCAAAGCTATGAGCAGAAACGCGGTAGCTATCAGGTTAAAGCCTGGCCTGCGCTGGTGGATGAGAAAGATAGCGTTGCGATTCGCCTGTTCGACAGCGAGCAGGAGCAACAAAAAATGATGTGGCGCGGTCAGCGTCGCTTATTGCTGCTGAACATCCCATCGCCTATCAAGTATCTGCATGAGAAGCTGCCCAACAAGGCCAAGCTCGGCTTGTACTTTAACCCGTATGGCAAGGTGCTGGAGCTGATTGACGACTGCATCGCCTGCGGTGTGGATAAGCTGATGGGCGAAGCAGGCGGCCCGGCGTGGCAACAGGAGAACTTTGAGCAGCTGCGCGATAAAGTGCGTGCCGAACTGAACGAGACGGTTGTCACCATTGCGAAACAGGTGGAACAGATCCTGACCTGCGTTTTCAATATCAACAAACGCCTGAAAGGCCGGGTGGATATGTCACTGGCGCTGGCACTGGCGGATATTAAGAATCAGATGAGCGGGCTGGTGTATCGCGGTTTCGTGACCGGCAACGGCTGGCAGCGTCTGGCAGATACCTTGCGTTATTTGCAGGGCATTGAGCGCCGTCTGGAGAAATTGCCGGTCGATCCGCACAGCGATCGCGCCCGGATGCTGAAAGTGCAGGCGGTGGAGCAGGCATGGCAAAGCTGGCGTAACAAGCTGCCGCCGCAGCGTCAGGATGATGCGGAAGTGCTGGCGATTCGCTGGATGCTGGAAGAGTTGCGTATCAGCTACTTTGCCCAGCAACTGGGGACGCCTTATCCGATTTCGGATAAACGCATTTTGCAGACCATGGAGCAGATAAACTGA
- the azoR gene encoding FMN-dependent NADH-azoreductase: MSKVLVLKSSILAGYSQSSQLADFYVEQAKSKGDEVTVRDLAADPIPVLDGELVGALRPSDTPLSPRQQEALTLSDALIAELQAHDVVVIAAPMYNFNIPTQLKNYFDLIARAGVTFRYTEAGPEGLVKGKRAVILSSRGGIHKDTPTDLLTPYVKVFLGFIGITDVNFVFAEGIAYGPEVATKATSDAKDAIKEIAAA; the protein is encoded by the coding sequence ATGAGCAAAGTATTAGTTCTGAAATCCAGCATCCTTGCAGGTTACTCTCAGTCCAGCCAACTGGCTGATTTCTATGTTGAGCAGGCAAAGAGCAAAGGTGATGAAGTCACCGTTCGTGACCTGGCCGCTGACCCGATTCCGGTTCTGGACGGTGAGCTGGTTGGCGCGCTGCGTCCTTCTGACACTCCGCTGTCACCGCGTCAGCAGGAAGCACTGACTCTGTCAGATGCGCTGATTGCTGAGCTGCAGGCTCATGATGTGGTTGTTATCGCTGCGCCGATGTACAACTTCAACATTCCGACCCAGCTGAAAAACTACTTCGACCTGATTGCCCGTGCTGGCGTCACTTTCCGTTACACCGAAGCGGGCCCGGAAGGTCTGGTGAAAGGTAAACGTGCGGTGATCCTGTCCAGCCGTGGCGGCATCCACAAAGACACCCCGACCGACCTGCTGACCCCGTACGTTAAGGTGTTCCTCGGCTTCATCGGTATCACTGACGTGAACTTCGTGTTCGCAGAAGGTATTGCTTACGGTCCGGAAGTCGCGACCAAAGCAACCAGCGATGCTAAAGACGCGATCAAAGAGATTGCTGCTGCATAA
- a CDS encoding YdbL family protein — MKRKGIVLLLALLLVPSAWALTLDQARQQGRVGETLSGYIAARQQDSETLALVKRINDGRSQQYQRVAQQNNLTTGEVARIAGEKLVNRAGSGEYVQGINGQWLQK; from the coding sequence ATGAAGCGTAAAGGGATAGTTCTGCTATTGGCGCTGTTACTGGTGCCTTCCGCCTGGGCGCTGACGCTCGATCAGGCCCGCCAGCAGGGGCGGGTCGGTGAAACTTTGAGCGGATATATTGCGGCGCGTCAGCAGGACAGTGAGACGCTGGCGCTGGTCAAACGCATCAACGACGGACGTAGCCAGCAATATCAGCGCGTGGCGCAGCAGAACAATTTGACCACCGGTGAAGTGGCGCGCATTGCCGGAGAAAAACTGGTGAATCGTGCCGGATCTGGCGAGTATGTGCAGGGAATTAACGGGCAATGGCTGCAAAAATAG
- a CDS encoding YnbE family lipoprotein, with protein MSLRALLVLAAGLPLIGCVPRIEVAAPKEPITINMNVKIEHEIHIKVDKDVEALLKNQSGLF; from the coding sequence ATGAGCCTGAGGGCATTACTGGTGCTGGCAGCCGGGCTGCCGCTGATTGGCTGCGTGCCGCGTATTGAAGTCGCGGCACCGAAAGAGCCGATCACCATCAATATGAATGTAAAAATCGAGCATGAAATTCACATCAAGGTGGATAAAGATGTGGAAGCCCTGCTGAAGAATCAGAGCGGTTTATTTTGA
- a CDS encoding YdbH family protein, producing the protein MTRGLRRLLAALLALTLLLLGLLLTVTQWLPRLVGIWLPDNTRVELNAAPSWQQGGLFIPEVRYLAGDCELAKVSDARLGWHQHRWQLAARQLQLNSDCLQSLPQSSVPSDAPRTLAQWQSMLPGADIHLDQLVLLPWQQYAGQFDLTLDKDAQHLRYQGDNLQVDARLQGQQLQLAQLQLTHPLLPKPLDVHGTLTLPTFADGLPVAGELSGDISLTQWPQPLSLALNWQQQQGKLTVRQQDDEQPLLQLPWQIDDQHIRITQGQWRWPQQGQPLAGGLALTLTDWQQGLENTQIEGRFNLLTQGKGGKGNLVLSVGPGSLSLQNSHLPFQLTGESKFSELQLYGAIPGVLQGMLTDPQLALRPGALLRLRGRLLSTLQVDEARWPLAGVTLSTAGINGRLQAILQAHDPSFGRFRLHLDGRATQFWPDRGRWNWRYWGDGVMEPLNAKWDVKGTGSWQDQLISLDTLDTGFDQLAYGMVEVSKPRLTLTAPVRWQRDAQQPAFNGGFALKSGQTSFSYGGWLPPSELDFEAKGSDPSQFIWRGQLKAGDIGPLRVHGRWDGERLRGEAWWPKQSLAVFQPLLSSDLKMRIQSGDLQAQVAFSAASDQGFEAGGHWVVKNGSVWMPDSEINGIDFSLPFRLKDHQWQLGRRGPVSLRIAEVKNQFALQNITADLQGHYPWQERQPLTLSNVNLDLLGGHVSLPELRLPQHDPARISLRDIDLSRLITAIKPKQFAMSGKVNGELPLWVNNPRWLVEKGWIANSGPLTFRMDKDMADAITSNNFAAGAAMDWLRYMEISRSWATLDLDNFGNLTMQSEVKGTSQFSNRRQSVNLNYRHQENLFQLWRSLRFGDNLQSWVEQNATLPSKKDPQP; encoded by the coding sequence ATGACGCGGGGCCTACGCCGATTACTTGCTGCGCTGCTGGCGCTGACATTGTTGCTATTGGGATTGTTACTGACGGTGACGCAATGGTTGCCACGTCTGGTCGGTATCTGGCTGCCGGACAATACCCGCGTGGAACTGAACGCTGCGCCCAGCTGGCAACAGGGCGGTCTGTTTATTCCTGAAGTCCGCTACCTGGCCGGGGATTGTGAGCTTGCTAAAGTCAGTGATGCCCGGCTCGGCTGGCATCAGCATCGCTGGCAACTCGCCGCCCGCCAGCTACAACTCAACAGTGACTGCCTGCAATCGTTGCCGCAAAGCAGCGTACCCAGCGACGCCCCGCGTACTCTGGCGCAATGGCAGTCGATGCTGCCCGGTGCGGATATCCATCTTGATCAACTGGTTCTTTTACCGTGGCAGCAATACGCCGGTCAGTTTGACCTGACTCTCGACAAAGACGCGCAGCACCTCCGTTATCAGGGCGACAATCTTCAGGTTGACGCACGTTTGCAAGGTCAGCAACTGCAACTGGCGCAGCTGCAATTAACCCACCCGTTACTGCCCAAACCGCTGGATGTGCATGGCACTCTGACGTTACCCACTTTTGCCGATGGTCTGCCGGTGGCCGGTGAACTCAGTGGCGATATCAGCCTGACGCAGTGGCCACAGCCGCTCAGCCTGGCGCTCAACTGGCAACAGCAGCAGGGTAAGCTGACGGTGCGTCAGCAGGATGACGAACAGCCCTTGCTGCAACTGCCGTGGCAGATCGACGATCAACACATCCGTATTACCCAGGGACAATGGCGCTGGCCGCAGCAGGGACAACCGCTGGCGGGGGGGCTGGCGCTGACGCTGACTGACTGGCAGCAGGGGCTGGAAAACACGCAGATCGAGGGACGCTTCAATTTGCTGACGCAAGGCAAGGGCGGCAAGGGCAACCTGGTACTGAGCGTCGGACCCGGCTCCCTCAGCCTGCAAAACAGCCATTTACCGTTCCAGTTAACCGGTGAAAGCAAATTTTCTGAGCTGCAATTATACGGTGCTATTCCGGGCGTATTGCAGGGGATGCTGACCGATCCGCAATTGGCGCTGAGGCCCGGTGCCTTGCTGCGCCTGCGTGGCCGTCTGCTTTCGACACTGCAAGTGGATGAGGCACGCTGGCCGTTGGCCGGGGTGACATTGAGTACGGCGGGGATAAACGGACGGTTGCAGGCGATCCTGCAGGCACACGATCCCAGCTTTGGCCGCTTCAGACTGCATCTTGATGGTCGGGCCACACAATTCTGGCCCGATCGGGGACGCTGGAACTGGCGCTACTGGGGCGACGGGGTGATGGAGCCGCTGAATGCCAAATGGGATGTGAAAGGCACCGGCAGCTGGCAGGACCAACTCATCAGTCTCGATACGCTGGACACCGGTTTTGATCAGCTGGCTTACGGCATGGTTGAGGTGAGCAAACCACGTCTTACCCTCACCGCGCCGGTACGCTGGCAGCGCGATGCACAGCAGCCCGCTTTTAACGGCGGCTTTGCTCTGAAGTCGGGTCAGACCAGCTTCAGTTACGGTGGCTGGTTGCCGCCTTCGGAACTCGATTTTGAAGCGAAAGGCAGCGACCCGAGCCAGTTTATCTGGCGTGGTCAGCTCAAGGCAGGCGATATCGGTCCGTTGCGGGTGCATGGGCGCTGGGATGGCGAACGATTACGTGGTGAAGCCTGGTGGCCAAAACAATCGCTGGCGGTGTTTCAGCCTTTACTCAGCAGCGATCTGAAGATGCGCATTCAGTCGGGCGATCTTCAGGCGCAGGTGGCGTTTTCAGCTGCCAGCGATCAGGGATTCGAGGCGGGTGGGCACTGGGTGGTGAAAAACGGCAGCGTCTGGATGCCAGATAGCGAAATTAATGGTATCGATTTCTCGTTGCCGTTCCGCCTGAAAGATCATCAATGGCAGCTTGGCCGACGCGGGCCGGTATCCCTGCGCATCGCGGAAGTGAAAAATCAGTTTGCTTTGCAGAATATCACCGCCGATTTGCAGGGCCATTATCCGTGGCAGGAGCGGCAGCCGCTGACGCTCTCCAATGTTAACCTCGACCTGTTAGGTGGCCACGTCAGCCTGCCGGAGCTGCGTCTGCCGCAGCATGACCCCGCGCGTATTTCACTGCGTGATATCGACCTGAGTCGCCTGATTACCGCGATTAAACCGAAACAGTTCGCCATGTCCGGCAAGGTTAATGGCGAATTGCCGTTGTGGGTGAATAATCCACGCTGGCTGGTAGAGAAAGGCTGGATCGCCAACAGCGGCCCGCTGACCTTTCGCATGGATAAAGACATGGCGGATGCCATCACCAGCAACAATTTTGCCGCCGGTGCGGCGATGGACTGGCTACGTTATATGGAGATCTCCCGTTCATGGGCCACGCTGGACCTGGATAACTTCGGCAATCTGACCATGCAATCGGAGGTGAAGGGCACCAGCCAGTTCAGCAATCGCCGACAATCGGTCAACCTTAACTACCGTCATCAGGAAAATCTGTTCCAGCTGTGGCGCAGCCTGCGCTTTGGCGATAATTTGCAATCCTGGGTGGAGCAAAATGCCACCCTGCCATCCAAAAAGGACCCCCAACCATGA
- a CDS encoding 2-hydroxyacid dehydrogenase, with translation MKVAVYSTKQYDQKYLEHVNASYGFELEFFDFLLTETTAKNAVGCDAVCIFVNDDGGKVVLEELAALGVKYIALRCAGFNNVDLTAAAALGLQVVRVPAYSPEAVAEHAVGLMMTLNRRIHRAYQRTRDANFSLDGLTGFNMHNKTAGVVGTGKIGVAAMRILKGFGMRLLAFDPYLSPQALELGAEYVDLKTLFAESDVITLHCPLTPENHHLLNAHAFSQMKDGVMIINTSRGGLIDSQAAIDALKQQKIGALGMDVYENERDLFFEDKSNDVIQDDVFRRLSACHNVLFTGHQAFLTAEALTAISESTLSNLGQLERGEECPNLVKA, from the coding sequence ATGAAAGTTGCGGTTTACAGCACCAAACAGTATGACCAGAAATACCTCGAACACGTCAACGCCAGCTACGGTTTTGAACTGGAGTTCTTTGACTTTCTGCTGACAGAAACCACCGCCAAAAACGCCGTCGGCTGTGATGCCGTGTGTATTTTCGTGAATGATGATGGTGGCAAAGTGGTGCTGGAGGAACTGGCTGCGCTGGGGGTGAAATATATCGCGCTGCGCTGTGCCGGATTCAATAACGTCGATTTGACCGCCGCTGCGGCGCTTGGGTTACAGGTCGTGCGCGTACCCGCCTATTCGCCGGAAGCCGTAGCGGAACATGCGGTGGGCCTGATGATGACGCTGAACCGCCGCATCCATCGCGCTTATCAGCGTACCCGTGACGCTAACTTCTCGCTCGATGGCTTAACCGGTTTTAATATGCACAATAAAACCGCAGGCGTGGTCGGCACCGGTAAGATTGGCGTGGCTGCCATGCGTATCCTGAAGGGCTTCGGTATGCGCCTGCTGGCGTTTGATCCTTATCTCAGCCCGCAGGCGCTGGAGCTTGGCGCAGAATATGTGGATTTGAAAACCTTATTTGCCGAGTCCGATGTCATTACCCTGCACTGCCCGTTAACGCCAGAAAATCACCATTTGCTGAATGCCCATGCTTTCAGCCAGATGAAAGATGGGGTGATGATCATCAACACCAGTCGTGGTGGCTTAATTGATTCTCAGGCCGCGATTGACGCGCTGAAGCAGCAGAAAATTGGCGCGCTGGGGATGGATGTGTACGAAAACGAGCGGGATCTGTTCTTTGAAGATAAATCGAATGATGTGATTCAGGATGACGTGTTTCGTCGCCTCTCGGCATGCCACAACGTATTATTTACCGGCCATCAGGCATTCCTGACGGCGGAAGCCTTAACCGCCATCTCCGAAAGCACGCTGAGCAATCTCGGCCAGCTGGAACGGGGGGAAGAGTGTCCTAATCTGGTAAAAGCCTGA
- a CDS encoding DUF333 domain-containing protein, with protein sequence MKAASFLLAGAALLLSACSSNSDNEPPQQATAAHIQPQVVMSSLAESNCSNAGGTLAFSRQLDGSRIGMCQLANGRRCDEQALMGGRCAR encoded by the coding sequence ATGAAAGCCGCTTCCTTCCTGCTGGCCGGTGCTGCACTGTTACTTTCTGCCTGCAGCAGCAATAGTGATAATGAACCGCCGCAACAGGCGACTGCCGCACATATACAACCGCAGGTGGTGATGTCGTCGCTGGCGGAATCGAATTGCTCGAATGCCGGGGGTACACTGGCGTTTTCACGTCAGCTCGATGGTTCCCGTATCGGGATGTGCCAGTTGGCAAATGGTCGTCGTTGTGATGAGCAGGCGCTGATGGGTGGGAGATGCGCCCGCTAA